The Anticarsia gemmatalis isolate Benzon Research Colony breed Stoneville strain chromosome 1, ilAntGemm2 primary, whole genome shotgun sequence sequence ACAGAAAAGGTTACCGAATAAACGGATTTATTCAATTTACTAGAAAGCTCTTCGGATGAAGTATTTCTACAATTTAACAGGTTTGCGGACACGAAGCTTAGGTATAAAAGTACGCTACGAACGGAATTATGTTTTCGTAGAATATATTATTCAATGAATATAGAGGATTTGAATTCTAGTAGCTGAGGAACTCTTATCGATAACTTAAaggcataaataataaacagttcTTGTAGCGACAAAGATATTTCTACACTGATAatcttatttttgtttgctGTTTGTTGCTTTATAGATTCTTTTTCTCACTATTGAGGTTACTTCCAGAGATCATAAACGTTTTTGGGCATATAGCGACGTGAGTGTGGGGACGTCCTTTACCTTTATACTAGAGAAATATTAGAATCAACCCTTTTTCTAGTAGCCTATTTTTGATAGCCACGAAAggtaccaatatttttttacttacttaagtGAACCTACCTTctaacttacatacataatatcacacctatTTCCCTTTTCCCAAAGAGGTGGGCAGTGACCAaggaatgccacttggtacaatccttacataCTTCCCATGCCacattcgcatccatacatcctGTTATACTAGACTGCCGGtgacctgacctttttgcaagacatcaccgatatgatctgtgtatgacTTTTCTAGGGCACCTtctcaatttaattttaaaccattgatgtcccactgctggacaagggtctccacccgtaattagggaggggttaggtttaCCTTCCACTTACTGAAGAAATTCGtgttagatatatatttttattcacggTGTGAATACAGTGGACGTCGTAATTAAAGCCGTGTAACCGCGTCTTGTGATCATCAGACATACGGCTCTGAATATTCAACAGAGCAATTACTAGTTAAATCTCTGGTGTCTTGTTGAATTTGACCACTACCATGAGACGCTTTCCGATTCTTGATCACAGATTGGcgtaaagaaaacaaaaatattaacgaatatttacttttatgtagGGTTTTAACTCTACATCAGATATATCAGATAGTTTATCAGTTGGAATTTAGAAAGTTTTTCTTAGACACTTGCTGTCATTATTTATTGGATAGATTAGCTGTCACTCATCCAGAAGCAACGAAACTGTGCCTTAACTATTTAAATTGCGATAAACGTTTATATCTATTTGGTGTCTATAATTTTGTGGTTAGATTTGAAACTTTTTCACATTTCGAAGTGAAGCTGTAAATGCTTACTTACACAAAATCCTTGTAAACTACCACCGTGTTAGTTTACGATTGCAACTCGAAAACTAGCGATTCGCTGCACCGTgtccaataaatataaaactctcATTCTTGATAAATGTCCGTAGTAACGGCTATAATACCGTCTAATACGCGTCTCCGTCGGTAAACACGTATTTGAGATATTAGTGTGAGCATGCAGAACCAACTTCCGACGAGATAATCCCTCTGTTAATATTCACTGCCGGTACGACTGGGCTCCGTACGTACGTAATGATGTAATATAATTGAACTATAAGGATTTTACTTAATGATTTATGtttccttttaaaattaattaacaagtaATTGAATCATTTAAATCCTGGCAAATTATTCATCGCAGTTTAAAAACTGAGCTTACTAATTTTAGGAGTAGTTTTTAAATGTTCTTCGTTATTTTGATTCTCGTTAGTACCTGCCTACAAAAAGACACCGCAGTCTAGCTACTTTTTGCATGACAGTTCATGACGTCCTTGGCATAGGTGGTATTGGCATGGCAAGATGGATACCACGTGGTTATCGTTGCGCAGTGGTGTCGTGAGTTCGTCTTATAATAAGAACCAATAACCAGGTAGCACCTggattattttgattttctttcttttaaaggcaactcccgcacaaagagtggtggcgtggcgaccatcttaaccactgcgccacagaggtcGTCTTTGCGTTTGCTTGTAATGAGAATTTTGTGATCGTCATTTAAGTAGTTACGTTTCTGCAGTGCAGAATTCTAGCCGTAGTCGGAAGATGGCAACAGAAGAAATAGAAAAGCGTACTACTTTAGCAAATACTCGCATTTATCTCAACTATCATAATGAAAGTACGTTAGACATCTACCATTTTTcttcagttttaattaataaatgtatcttCAGTGTTCGTCGGTGAGTGGTGGGAACACAATAAAGTAACCATTTCTTAACttcaaatgaattaattaaactcCCTCGCTATTGGAGAGCTCAGTAAAGCTGAAATCTTACTTCAACTCgatgtgtttttttcttttttaatttaattttattttgtcgattctgaataataaatgatatttggGTTAACGCTTTTATTGAAGTTTACGTTATTGCTTtgtttttgaaatgaaaataaaaattgaatttaaaataaattgtttttcgtattgaaaaatattttatctagaCACATAATGCCGAGACCCGCTACGAAATACAAAAAGACTCTGAACGCTTAAAATTTATTGACGTGTTAGTATTAAGCTAGGCTGCAATCATAACACATTAAGAAACACCTCACATGTACGACGTACATTTAATGAACGATATCCTTAACAATTCGTGCCGATAATATCAAAGAAATTATCAGAAATCGCAAAATCACTTCACGGATGTCGAAAGTGTTTAAATAGAAGTGTTTTACTACTGCAATGGTTTACTTCAAGTAAATTGTTCAGCGAACTATGTTCCTTATTTCTATTATGAACTAGTATTTAAGAAGTGTAAGAatggaagaaaaaataaatcgtGTGAAGTTTATAATTAATGGACGGCATTATAGtggttagttatttttattatagtgaatgcgtgttgtttaaaaaataatgtgtgaTGTTTATAGTCCTATAAGTGCATCAGTGCTATGATAGAGTGGTGGCAGGGTTACAGgaaacgaaataataatattgtttgttaaacACCGTTTTCAGTAGTGCGATTTTtttacagttggtactatcgagtaacgagagtttgactattaaaatttattgccaaaataattcctacggtGCCTGCTAGAGACGCTTACAccaaatttcttgatagctagccggttgtcgatagtcgatagtattagaggtttatttcaaaatagtgTGTTTATATCGTTAATTGTGCCTTATTACTAAAGCCAAGCAACGTCTTTTTTCAGCCGGTGAGGAGTTTGGTGTGGACCTCACGTTAAACGAGTTCATACGTCGTTATGGCGAGTACCGTGGTACTAAGTACATGTGCCGCGAGGGAGGCTGCGGGGCGTGCGTTGTATCAGTCCGAGCACCTCAACCGAATACTAAGGAGATCGCTACATTTTCTGTTAATTCTGTGAGTGTACGAAAATTGTATTAGAGactgattttaatgaataaCATAAACGTTTACATAGGTTAAGGTTAATAGGGTTTCAATATAATCCTACaatttgtaacattctttagtaaagatattttaacaaaaaggTATAGTTAGGTctaacagtaatgggttaaaaaacgTATTTTGAAAACTAATTACTTAACGAATCAATTATCAtttatgtgaatgaagctaagGAAGTTTGAAGGGGATCAAGCGCTTTCTGGTGTATGcttacccctatgagaaaaaaggcgtggttttatgtatgtatgcacaATTGTACATACCTCTTAACAATATGACAGCGATAGAATATGCAACCGCCGAGTCGAGTACGATGCTATTGGATTTTCGTCATAGAATTAATGACCAGTATATGCAAAACAGTCTACTGCTTAGACCATGGGTCCAAACGTGTAAATTGCAAAAAGagggtgtattttataaacttatacTGTTTTTCAGTGTCTAGTTTCAATCATGTCTTGCGATGGATGGGATATATCAACAGTGGAGTACATCGGGAACAGGAAGAAAGGTTATAATATCATTCAGAAACGGTTGAACCATTACTTTGGCTCTCAGTGCGGTTACTGCAGCCCCGGCTTTGTGATGAGTATGTACAGGTAATTGAAAGCATTTCATACTTTACTAGTGCATTTCagtatttttcttaaacaaGTTACGGCCTTGAAAAGtgccatttatttaataaaaaaattcagAAAGTATTTACCAGTATAATTTTTGGTTGTCTTATGATCTTTGAATACTATATGTGTGATGTTTCTCTAATAAAAAAAGCGTGTTGAAAATGGTAATCGTAAAAGTAATTAGTAGCACGTAAAAAGAGTCGTTATAATgtcacaatacaatatttataagacaacaaacattttgaaaGCACGTCTATATAACAtaaaacatatgtacataaaaatacagtaatatTGAAACGGtcctttttattttagtctCGTAAAAGGCAGTGATCGTCACTTAACTGAAGCAGAAATAGAAAACTCTCTCGGCAGCAACCTTTGTCGTTGCACTGGCTACCGTCCTATTTTAGAAGCATTCAAATCGCTCGCCGTCGATCCTAACTCGAATATATTGAGGAAGATAAAAGATATTGAGGATATATCTGAGCAAATATGTCCTAAATCCGGTAAAAAGTGTGGCGGCACTTGCGAGGCGAGCGCGGACTGGTGTTTGGTAAATATGAACAGTGCGAGTGGTTCGGATTTGCCCAAGAAAATATCTTTAGCTGATGGAAGGTTGTGGTACTCGGTTGCAGATGTGAGATCTATATTTGATACTTTAAAAGATGTTGGTTATAAATCATACATGTTGGTCGCTGGCAACACTGCTAAAGGTAATTGACCTCTTGTGTGACACCAAAATAGTTCATGCgagtaaataggtacctatttactcGCATGAACTATTTTGGTGGAGTGTACTTAGGAACGAATTCGATTGATGCAAAcaatatttcgtaaataaagatataaatactTTCGTCTTGCTATGATTAAAGTGGTTGCTACGGTCTCGTGGCTTACACTCCCACACGATACATATAAGTATTGGTATCTACAAATAGGAGTAactatatatttgtatgtaggtTTGATGACTTTTTGTTACCCAATATTAAACGGGAATACACGCATTTCACCTTTGATTGTTTGAGGCTAACAGTCGGCCTGCAACCGCGGCCAGTGTAAACTATGCCGAAATGTCAGGCAATTCtagtaaaaaagtattattatgttCGCGTTCAGTCccatatagcagttaaaaaataatcagaTAACGCAAAAGTCTCAGGATACGATAAAAGTAAAGTTCTTTTGCTGCAATGatagtaaatagtttttttattcaaaaaatcaAAAGTCAATTTTTCATTCTAGGTGTCCGCCCTATATTATTCTATCCCAAAGTATTGATAGATATAAGTAATGTAAAAGAATTATCGACACATTACTTGGATGTGAACCTTGTACTCGGAGCCAACATGACGCTGACCGATACGATGCACTTGTTCAAAGTACTCTCCAAACAGAATGATGACTTTTGGTATTTGGATATATTGTATGATCATTTGGATCGAGTTGCTCATATTCCTGTGagaaatgtaagtattttatttgtgcaTTTCATGtcaaaaatactaaacagtcatgtttttgaaaaacgtatcctttacataaacttttacttgacaTATTTTGACTATAAACATGAAGATATGTGTTCTGGGAAAGACAGCAACCTACAAGCCTGAGTCCATGTCCTCGTTGTTGAAATTGTTAACCATATCTAGTTGAcgttataaattgtaaattaagatATAAATGCTAAACCaattctcatattattatataaaaaatccatataatatcaatactctgtaggtacataaaataaagctaCAATTCACACTTTGATTTTTCactttacctatattattttgcCAATTTGTACAAACGAGTACTGCGAAGTAGTGTCATAAATTGaatttacaacaaatataaCTAAGTGCATCACACTTCAGAATATGttttttatcagattttttaaaGCGCACAATATTTTCAGATTGGAACGCTCGCCGGTAATTTGGCCTTAAAAAATTCAGATCCATGTTTTCAAtcggatatatttttattattggatTGTGTCGGAGCTACGGTGACTCTAGGTGAATTTGAATATACCTACTTCAAATCGTGTACgacgattttcatgaaattcatttttaaaaatgggtaaaaatatataattctgtCTTTGTTTCAGTTAACAAACAGCTGACTCCGCAAGAACTGAGTTTACCAGAATTTCTAACGACAGATCTAACTGGTAAAGTTATGACGCAAATAAAACTACCACCTTTATCGCAAAATTATGAGCTAGTGACATATAAGGTAAgaatgtgataaaaaaatactagccTATGGATCTGCCATCTATTGATTCAGTATttcaatgaatataataaaagaaacttTACCTTATGAACATTCTCTTTTAGATAACGCGCAGAGAACAAAACGCACAAGCAGAAGTAAATGCAGCTTTTCTATACAAATTCAAGCCTCACACACATGATGTTGAAAAAGCGAGAATTGTGTATGGCAACATCAATCCAACATTTACACACGCTTACAAAACTGAGAAATTTCTGGTTGGgcgtaatttatttactaacgaGACGTTGCAATCGGCTCTACACATTTTGGAAAAGGAGATCGACCCCATTGAACGTCCTCCTTATACGCCTCCTTATGTCCGAAGGAAAGTAGCTTTAGGATTATTTTACAAGGTACGTATATCTTTAGATGTGGTTAAGGTGGCCACCAtgccactaccagtgcatcgagagatcgtgggttcaattccccacggaacaaatatttgtgcaattcataaa is a genomic window containing:
- the LOC142980699 gene encoding uncharacterized protein LOC142980699, which codes for MEEKINRVKFIINGRHYSAGEEFGVDLTLNEFIRRYGEYRGTKYMCREGGCGACVVSVRAPQPNTKEIATFSVNSCLVSIMSCDGWDISTVEYIGNRKKGYNIIQKRLNHYFGSQCGYCSPGFVMSMYSLVKGSDRHLTEAEIENSLGSNLCRCTGYRPILEAFKSLAVDPNSNILRKIKDIEDISEQICPKSGKKCGGTCEASADWCLVNMNSASGSDLPKKISLADGRLWYSVADVRSIFDTLKDVGYKSYMLVAGNTAKGVRPILFYPKVLIDISNVKELSTHYLDVNLVLGANMTLTDTMHLFKVLSKQNDDFWYLDILYDHLDRVAHIPVRNIGTLAGNLALKNSDPCFQSDIFLLLDCVGATLTNS